One Actinospica robiniae DSM 44927 genomic region harbors:
- a CDS encoding NAD(P)/FAD-dependent oxidoreductase codes for MTQAQAARVPRIVVVGAGFAGLACVRRLERRLGPRDARIMLVDPTSHSLYLPLLPQVASGVLGASSVATPLARLLRRTVRVPAGALGVDLPARTLYIRKITGEDDALRYDYLVLAPGSVTRTFEIPGLAEHARGMKTLKQALSLRDHVIAQLELAAAANSAEEKRRRCSFLVVGGGYAGTETCACLLELTRNAARKMPGLHPDMIHWTLADIAPTLMPELGEELGTKAQKMLINRGVDFRLGVSVASVTDDEVKMTDGSVLPTQTLVWTAGVAASPLVRGLGESLRGRVVVGADLRLPAWDGVFALGDCAAVPDLAKQREGVDNAVCPPTAQHAMRQGKVAADNVVSAMQGRPPRDYYHKDLGLVVDLGGPRAVAKPLGIPLSGVPAQIATRGYHLLAMPSVRSRLRVTGNWISHGVAGDDLLRVDLGIDRPRTIAGYEFTDIYPDPEHIAGIIEGLESDRREQE; via the coding sequence ATGACGCAGGCGCAGGCGGCCAGGGTGCCGCGGATCGTCGTGGTGGGTGCCGGATTCGCGGGCCTGGCGTGCGTGCGCCGGCTCGAACGCCGCCTCGGGCCGCGCGACGCCCGGATCATGCTGGTGGACCCCACCTCCCACTCGCTCTACCTGCCGCTGCTCCCGCAGGTCGCCTCCGGCGTGCTCGGCGCCTCCTCGGTCGCCACCCCGCTGGCCCGCCTGCTGCGGCGCACCGTGCGCGTGCCGGCCGGCGCGCTCGGGGTGGACCTGCCCGCGCGCACCCTCTACATCCGGAAGATCACCGGGGAGGACGACGCGCTGCGCTACGACTACCTCGTGCTCGCCCCCGGCTCGGTCACCCGCACCTTCGAGATCCCGGGCCTGGCCGAGCACGCCCGCGGCATGAAGACGCTCAAACAGGCCCTGAGTCTGCGCGACCACGTCATCGCGCAGCTCGAGCTCGCCGCCGCGGCCAACAGCGCCGAGGAGAAGCGGCGGCGCTGCTCGTTCCTCGTGGTCGGCGGCGGATACGCGGGCACCGAGACGTGCGCGTGCCTGCTCGAGCTCACCCGCAACGCCGCCCGCAAGATGCCGGGCCTGCACCCGGACATGATCCACTGGACGCTCGCGGACATCGCCCCCACGCTCATGCCCGAGCTCGGCGAGGAGCTCGGCACGAAGGCCCAGAAGATGCTGATCAACCGCGGCGTGGACTTCCGCCTCGGGGTCTCGGTCGCCTCCGTCACCGACGACGAGGTGAAGATGACCGACGGCTCCGTCCTGCCGACCCAGACCCTGGTGTGGACCGCCGGAGTGGCCGCGTCCCCGCTGGTGCGCGGCCTCGGCGAGTCGCTGCGCGGGCGCGTGGTGGTCGGCGCGGACCTGCGCCTGCCGGCCTGGGACGGGGTGTTCGCGCTCGGGGACTGCGCCGCCGTGCCGGACCTGGCCAAGCAGCGCGAGGGCGTGGACAACGCCGTGTGCCCCCCGACCGCGCAGCACGCCATGCGCCAGGGGAAGGTCGCGGCCGACAACGTCGTCTCGGCGATGCAGGGGCGCCCGCCGCGCGACTACTACCACAAGGACCTCGGGCTCGTGGTCGACCTCGGCGGTCCGCGCGCGGTGGCCAAGCCGCTGGGCATCCCGCTCTCCGGCGTCCCCGCGCAGATCGCCACCCGCGGCTACCACCTGCTCGCGATGCCCTCGGTACGCTCGCGGCTGCGGGTGACCGGGAACTGGATCAGCCACGGCGTCGCCGGGGACGACCTGCTGCGGGTGGACCTCGGCATCGACCGGCCGCGCACGATCGCCGGATACGAGTTCACCGACATCTACCCCGACCCCGAGCACATCGCCGGCATCATCGAAGGGCTCGAGTCGGACCGGCGCGAGCAGGAGTGA
- a CDS encoding tyrosine-type recombinase/integrase, producing MDENPGTGPMPLAEAIAEFLRSRAALKQSANTLAAYRRDLEGLGALLARQAGCEHAGQLGLEKVTGRALRAAFAEYAEPRAASSIGRAWSVWNQFFTFLVADELAPGNPMGSVGRPKAPHRYPKPLRGEDTPERLLETAAAPADATRRRAPWPERDFAVLAVLLCAGLRSSELLELTVASLGGRTGERILTVRGKGGKERAVPVEPELEAVIEDYLASRAARRAGREAARSEPLFVGADGERLGRGALQYLVSRAYREAGVSGQVPAGASVHALRHTFATRLAEDGASAVEIMRLLGHASLTTSQNYIDATAREQRAAIRASRTSQALTRLLRP from the coding sequence ATGGACGAGAACCCCGGAACCGGCCCGATGCCGCTCGCCGAGGCGATAGCGGAGTTCCTGCGCTCGCGCGCCGCCCTGAAGCAGTCCGCGAACACCCTCGCCGCCTACCGGCGCGACCTCGAAGGCCTCGGCGCGCTGCTGGCCCGCCAAGCCGGGTGCGAGCACGCCGGGCAGCTCGGGCTCGAGAAGGTCACCGGGCGGGCGCTGCGGGCCGCGTTCGCCGAGTACGCCGAGCCGCGCGCCGCCTCCTCGATCGGGCGCGCCTGGTCGGTGTGGAACCAGTTCTTCACCTTCCTCGTCGCCGACGAGCTCGCCCCCGGCAACCCGATGGGCTCGGTCGGCCGGCCCAAGGCCCCGCACCGCTACCCCAAGCCGCTGCGCGGCGAGGACACTCCCGAGCGGCTGCTCGAGACGGCCGCCGCCCCCGCGGACGCGACCCGGCGCCGCGCGCCCTGGCCCGAACGCGACTTCGCCGTGCTCGCGGTGCTCCTGTGCGCCGGGCTGCGCTCGAGCGAACTGCTCGAGCTGACCGTGGCGAGCCTCGGCGGGCGCACCGGCGAGCGGATCCTGACCGTGCGCGGCAAGGGCGGCAAGGAACGCGCCGTCCCGGTCGAACCCGAGCTCGAAGCCGTCATCGAGGACTACCTCGCCTCCCGCGCCGCCCGCCGCGCCGGACGCGAGGCCGCCCGCTCCGAGCCCCTGTTCGTCGGCGCCGACGGCGAGCGCCTCGGCCGCGGCGCCCTGCAGTACCTCGTCTCGCGCGCCTACCGGGAGGCCGGGGTCTCCGGGCAGGTCCCGGCAGGAGCGTCGGTGCACGCGCTGCGCCACACCTTCGCCACGCGCCTGGCCGAGGACGGGGCGAGCGCGGTGGAGATCATGCGGCTGCTCGGCCACGCCTCCCTGACCACCAGCCAGAACTACATCGACGCCACCGCCCGCGAGCAGCGCGCCGCGATCCGCGCCTCGCGCACCTCGCAGGCGCTCACGCGCCTGCTGCGGCCCTGA
- a CDS encoding phosphotransferase family protein, giving the protein MTVGQRKHTSPTRRTLDEGVVGRLVEAAVPGAEVGGWEALGGGEFAAVARVALRDGRELVLKVGPAPGVTLLAYERGMVAAEARYLTRLGNEAPQVPVATLHADGEDADGGEWMAVSLLPGKPLYHYLDAAREAGEADPSGPVRAALGAACARVHALSSPDGSFGYDDGVRPHGATWPEAYCAIIEALLADAAAWDLALPAPAEQIRALIRRNADVLAHVRRPALVHFDLWDGNVLAAPGPDGALELSGLVDGERFLYGDPLIDFVSTALFRRIESEPGHPFLAGYRAATGEAGRAFTDGELRRLTLYRLHLYLLMYVEMPSRGKRRGAPEHAERWERLEAALLGEIAHLEKLSPEEP; this is encoded by the coding sequence ATGACGGTGGGACAGCGAAAGCACACGAGTCCGACGCGGCGCACGCTGGACGAGGGTGTGGTGGGGCGGCTGGTCGAGGCGGCGGTGCCCGGGGCCGAGGTCGGCGGATGGGAGGCGCTCGGCGGCGGGGAGTTCGCGGCGGTCGCGCGCGTCGCGCTGCGCGACGGACGCGAGCTGGTGCTCAAGGTCGGGCCGGCGCCCGGGGTGACGCTGCTCGCCTACGAGCGCGGCATGGTCGCGGCCGAGGCGCGCTACCTGACCCGGCTCGGCAACGAGGCGCCGCAGGTGCCGGTGGCCACACTCCACGCCGACGGCGAGGACGCGGACGGGGGCGAGTGGATGGCGGTCTCGCTGTTGCCCGGCAAGCCGCTCTACCACTACCTCGACGCGGCGCGCGAAGCGGGCGAAGCTGACCCGAGCGGCCCGGTGCGCGCGGCGCTGGGGGCGGCGTGTGCACGCGTGCACGCGCTGAGCTCGCCCGACGGGAGCTTCGGCTACGACGACGGGGTGCGCCCGCACGGCGCGACCTGGCCCGAGGCGTACTGCGCGATCATCGAGGCGCTGCTGGCCGACGCCGCGGCCTGGGACCTCGCGCTGCCCGCGCCGGCCGAGCAGATCCGTGCCCTGATACGCCGCAACGCCGACGTGCTCGCCCACGTGCGCCGGCCCGCGCTCGTGCACTTCGACCTGTGGGACGGCAACGTGCTCGCCGCCCCCGGCCCCGACGGCGCGCTCGAGCTGAGCGGCCTCGTGGACGGCGAACGCTTCCTCTACGGCGACCCGCTGATCGACTTCGTCTCCACCGCCCTGTTCCGGCGCATCGAGTCCGAGCCCGGGCACCCGTTCCTCGCCGGGTACCGCGCCGCCACCGGGGAGGCGGGCCGCGCCTTCACCGACGGCGAACTGCGCCGGCTCACCCTCTACCGGCTGCACCTGTACCTGCTGATGTACGTCGAGATGCCCAGCCGCGGCAAGCGCCGCGGCGCGCCCGAGCACGCCGAACGGTGGGAGAGGCTCGAGGCCGCGCTGCTCGGCGAGATCGCCCACCTCGAGAAGCTCTCCCCCGAAGAGCCCTGA
- a CDS encoding GtrA family protein, producing the protein MSGTGWSQWLTKARLLEIARYSAVGFGTFLLDTASLIALHGGAHLQLALATALAFALASLVNFVLSRQWVFEQASAGATPRAALIRYTVVVLLGLGVTAALVPVLSGTGLDYRIAKILVSAVVGVGNYFAFPRWVFRAAARPGALA; encoded by the coding sequence ATGAGCGGTACGGGCTGGTCACAGTGGCTGACGAAGGCACGCCTGCTGGAGATCGCGCGCTACAGCGCGGTCGGGTTCGGCACGTTCCTGCTCGACACCGCGAGCCTGATCGCGCTGCACGGCGGCGCGCACCTGCAGCTCGCCCTCGCCACCGCGCTCGCCTTCGCCCTCGCGTCGCTGGTCAACTTCGTCCTGAGCCGCCAGTGGGTGTTCGAGCAGGCCTCCGCCGGCGCCACCCCGCGCGCGGCGCTGATCCGCTACACCGTCGTGGTCCTGCTGGGCCTCGGGGTGACCGCGGCGCTGGTGCCGGTGCTCTCCGGCACGGGCCTGGACTACCGGATCGCGAAGATCCTGGTCTCGGCCGTGGTCGGCGTCGGCAACTACTTCGCCTTCCCCCGGTGGGTCTTCCGGGCCGCGGCCCGGCCCGGGGCCCTAGCCTAG
- a CDS encoding ATP-binding cassette domain-containing protein: MEHEPAPPSPGIIRTERLTKVYPGTDFSAVDQLDLDVRPGEIFGLLGPNGAGKTTTVGMLTTRVLPTSGRAHIGEVDVIARPALAKQLLGVVSQQNTLDRQLTVWENLYFHGLLFGVGRAASRAAADRLLERFHLVKWARASVFALSGGMAQRLMVARAILHRPAVLFLDEPTAGLDPQSRLALWEILGELNADGQSILLTTHYMEEADRLCERVAIMDHGRILALGTPTELKRGVDADTIVTLKATGDLHRLGQELRERVPGVTRVRTAGISLELHLRGAAGSLARIVTAAESAGYEVADLSVAEPSLEDVFIGLTGKELRD, from the coding sequence GTGGAGCACGAACCCGCGCCGCCGTCGCCCGGGATCATCCGCACCGAGCGGCTGACGAAGGTCTACCCCGGCACCGACTTCTCCGCCGTCGACCAGCTCGACCTCGACGTGCGCCCCGGTGAGATCTTCGGGCTGCTCGGGCCGAACGGCGCCGGCAAGACCACCACCGTGGGGATGCTCACCACCCGGGTGCTGCCGACCTCCGGGCGCGCCCACATCGGCGAGGTGGACGTCATCGCGCGCCCGGCGCTGGCCAAGCAGCTGCTCGGGGTCGTCTCCCAGCAGAACACCCTCGACCGGCAGCTGACGGTCTGGGAGAACCTCTACTTCCACGGCCTGCTGTTCGGGGTCGGCCGGGCCGCCTCGCGCGCGGCCGCCGACCGGCTGCTCGAGCGCTTCCACCTGGTCAAGTGGGCGAGGGCGTCGGTCTTCGCGCTCTCCGGCGGGATGGCCCAGCGCCTCATGGTCGCCCGCGCGATCCTGCACCGCCCGGCCGTGCTCTTCCTCGACGAGCCCACCGCCGGGCTCGACCCGCAGTCGCGCCTGGCCCTGTGGGAGATCCTCGGCGAGCTCAACGCCGACGGCCAGTCGATCCTACTGACGACGCATTACATGGAGGAGGCGGACCGGCTGTGCGAACGCGTCGCGATCATGGACCACGGCCGGATCCTCGCCCTGGGCACCCCCACCGAGCTCAAGCGCGGCGTGGACGCGGACACGATCGTCACACTCAAGGCCACCGGCGACCTGCACCGGCTCGGGCAGGAGCTGCGCGAGCGGGTGCCGGGGGTCACCCGGGTGCGCACCGCCGGGATCTCGCTCGAGCTGCACCTGCGCGGCGCGGCCGGCTCGCTCGCGCGGATCGTGACGGCGGCGGAGTCCGCCGGGTACGAGGTGGCCGACCTGTCGGTGGCCGAGCCGAGCCTGGAAGACGTCTTCATCGGGCTGACCGGCAAGGAGCTGCGCGACTGA
- a CDS encoding ABC transporter permease — protein MSAETAIRTTPARSTAAASRTALGALILRDLTVLRKNFGEFVARTLIQPFLLVFVFLYVFPTIGQGVGGGGGAAGESAFATVLVPGVVGITIMFQGIQAVALQLSAEFGYTREIEDRVQAPCPIWLVGVAKILSAAAQGVISALIVFPIAAVVHARGVHADLSFHWWIVVTIIPLACVAMTSLGLLLGTSFEARNIGLMFGFVVLPLTFLGGTYYEWTRLAPVKVGAFPWLQTVVLVNPLIYINEGMRAALTEAPHMHLYIVYPVLIGFLVVFLGLGLRNFRRKVLS, from the coding sequence ATGAGTGCCGAGACCGCGATCCGCACCACCCCGGCGCGCTCCACCGCCGCGGCCTCGCGCACGGCGCTGGGCGCGCTGATCCTGCGGGACCTGACGGTGCTGCGCAAGAACTTCGGCGAGTTCGTCGCACGCACCCTGATCCAGCCGTTCCTGCTGGTGTTCGTCTTCCTCTACGTCTTCCCCACGATCGGGCAGGGGGTGGGCGGCGGGGGCGGGGCGGCCGGGGAGTCGGCGTTCGCGACGGTGCTGGTGCCGGGCGTGGTCGGGATCACCATCATGTTCCAGGGCATCCAGGCCGTCGCGCTGCAGCTCTCGGCCGAGTTCGGCTACACCCGCGAGATCGAGGACCGGGTCCAGGCCCCGTGCCCGATCTGGCTGGTGGGGGTCGCGAAGATCCTGTCCGCGGCGGCCCAGGGGGTGATCTCGGCGCTGATCGTCTTCCCGATCGCCGCGGTGGTCCACGCCCGCGGCGTGCACGCGGACCTCTCGTTCCACTGGTGGATCGTGGTCACCATCATCCCGCTCGCGTGCGTGGCGATGACCTCGCTCGGGCTGCTGCTGGGCACGAGCTTCGAGGCGCGCAACATCGGGCTGATGTTCGGGTTCGTGGTGCTGCCGCTGACCTTCCTCGGCGGCACCTACTACGAGTGGACGCGCCTGGCGCCGGTGAAGGTCGGCGCCTTCCCGTGGCTGCAGACCGTCGTGCTGGTCAATCCGCTGATCTACATCAACGAGGGGATGCGGGCGGCGCTGACCGAGGCGCCGCACATGCACCTGTACATCGTCTACCCGGTGCTGATCGGGTTCCTCGTGGTCTTCCTCGGCCTGGGGCTGCGCAACTTCCGCCGCAAGGTGCTCTCCTGA